In Candidatus Moanabacter tarae, the genomic stretch CTTCTTTATCTAGACGATGCAAATATGGAAAACGGATGCCTGAAATTGATTCCAGGTCAGCATAATCAGCCTCCCATGGATCACACCTCTGAAGGATTTTTTCAAGGACGAGTTACTTGCCCGGTTGATGAAAATGTCGCGGAAGCTATAGAAGGTAGTGCGGGAACGGCTATTTTCATGCATGCTATGACACCTCATTCATCAGTACCAAATAAAACTAACAAACCTCGCCGTACTTTAATCATAAGCTATCGATCAGCTGACTCTTACCCAATCTTCAGGGGACAAGAAACTGCTGATATTGAACAGCTTGTGGAGTTAGTTCGCGGCAAAAGAAAACTTAACGCACGAATTACATTCTCCTCATTTCCAATTCCCGTACATGAAAAAAAAGTAGCTTCACTATACGAACTTCAGGAACAATCGCGAGCAAAGAAAGAACGTTAAAGTCTTGTCCTATCTCTAAAGCCTGTACTCCTGGATCATTTCTTCATTCAATCCTGTCCCGAAACCCGGCTCATCCGATGGATAGTAATATCCATCTTTAAAGGGAGCCGTGATCGCATTCATAATTTCAGTGCCATCGTCCCCAGTGCCAAAGCTTTCGACGAATGGACATATCC encodes the following:
- the ectD_5 gene encoding Ectoine dioxygenase, encoding MLTEPKVKEYREKGWTVVPDLIDQRKVSDLLSEMTNICAGNTLETHDKTRMEMEPDQPPEGSAVRRLYEPCTHYPAFNAFSRSDQILDRVQSLIGPDILRHYSKINMKPAKVGSVVEWHQDLTYYPLTNGDSLALLLYLDDANMENGCLKLIPGQHNQPPMDHTSEGFFQGRVTCPVDENVAEAIEGSAGTAIFMHAMTPHSSVPNKTNKPRRTLIISYRSADSYPIFRGQETADIEQLVELVRGKRKLNARITFSSFPIPVHEKKVASLYELQEQSRAKKER